The Neovison vison isolate M4711 chromosome 13, ASM_NN_V1, whole genome shotgun sequence genome includes a region encoding these proteins:
- the SENP8 gene encoding sentrin-specific protease 8, which produces MDPVVLSYMDSLLRQSDVSLLDPPSWLNDHIIGFAFEYFANCQFHDCSDRVCFISPEVTQFIKCTSNRAEIAMFLEPLDLPNKRVLFLAINDNSNEAAGGTHWSLLVYVQDKNSFFHYDSHSRSNSVHAKQVAEKLEAFLGRKGDKLAFVEEKAPAQQNSYDCGMYVICNTEALCQNFFRQQPESLLQLLTPTYITKKRGEWKDLIARLAKN; this is translated from the coding sequence ATGGACCCTGTAGTCTTGAGTTACATGGACAGTCTACTGCGGCAATCAGATGTCTCACTATTGGATCCTCCAAGCTGGCTCAATGACCATATCATTGGATTTGCCTTTGAGTACTTTGCCAACTGTCAGTTTCATGACTGTTCTGACCGTGTCTGCTTCATCAGCCCTGAAGTTACCCAGTTCATCAAGTGCACTAGCAACCGAGCAGAGATTGCCATGTTCCTTGAACCCCTGGACCTCCCCaacaaaagagttttatttttagccATCAATGATAATTCCAACGAGGCAGCTGGGGGAACCCATTGGAGTTTGTTGGTTTATGTCCAagataaaaatagcttttttCACTATGATTCTCATAGCAGAAGTAACTCAGTCCATGCAAAGCAGGTAGCAGAGAAACTGGAAGCTTTCTTGGGCAGAAAAGGAGACAAACTGGCCTTTGTGGAAGAAAAAGCCCCTGCTCAACAAAACAGTTATGACTGTGGGATGTATGTGATTTGTAACACTGAGGCCTTGTGTCAGAACTTCTTTAGGCAACAGCCAGAATCACTATTGCAGCTACTCACTCCTACATACAtcacaaagaaaagaggagaatggAAAGATCTCATTGCCAGACTTGCCAAAAATTAG